In Cloacibacterium caeni, a single window of DNA contains:
- a CDS encoding CTP synthase: MSKKNTKYIFVTGGVTSSLGKGIVSASLGLLLKSRGFNVTIQKLDPYINIDPGTLNPYEHGECYVTEDGAETDLDLGHYERFLDSATSQNNNVTTGKIYQTVIEKERKGDFLGKTVQVIPHITNEIKRRIKILAKENYDIIITEIGGTVGDIESLPYIESVRQLRWELGENNSMVIHLTLLPYLAASGELKTKPSQHSVRQLMESGIQADVLVCRTEHKITKEIKAKLAQFCNVPAENVIESIDVETIYQVPLELQKQKFDEVVLKELALPMNQESDLKDWKNFLKKYKNPKKKVEIALVGKYVSLQDSYKSIAEAFIHAGASQDTEVKLRWVYSGDLTEENLAENFKGIDAMLIAPGFGDRGIEGKILAAKFARENKIPLLGICLGMQIMTIEFARNVLGLKDANSAEFDLTTKNPVISLMEEQKNVVDKGGTMRLGAWKCQLKPHTKLIEIYGNKNIIERHRHRYEFNSDYLEDFEKNGLYASGINPDTKLVETLELKNHPFYIGVQYHPEYKSTVATPHPLFVALVKAAAEK, from the coding sequence ATGAGTAAAAAGAATACCAAATACATCTTTGTGACAGGAGGTGTAACTTCGTCTTTGGGAAAAGGCATTGTTTCGGCTTCACTTGGCCTGCTTTTAAAATCCCGAGGATTTAATGTAACCATCCAAAAACTTGATCCTTACATTAACATAGACCCAGGAACGCTTAATCCTTATGAGCATGGAGAATGTTATGTAACTGAAGATGGTGCAGAAACTGACCTAGATTTGGGTCACTACGAAAGATTTCTAGATTCTGCCACTTCTCAGAATAATAACGTTACTACAGGAAAAATCTATCAAACCGTAATAGAAAAAGAAAGAAAAGGAGATTTTCTAGGAAAAACCGTTCAGGTAATTCCACATATTACGAATGAAATTAAACGCAGAATAAAAATTCTTGCCAAAGAAAATTACGACATCATCATTACAGAAATTGGCGGAACAGTAGGCGATATAGAATCATTACCTTATATAGAAAGTGTTCGTCAATTAAGATGGGAGCTCGGCGAAAATAATTCTATGGTCATTCATCTTACTTTGCTTCCATATCTTGCAGCAAGTGGTGAATTGAAAACCAAGCCTTCTCAGCATTCTGTAAGACAATTGATGGAAAGTGGAATTCAAGCAGATGTATTGGTGTGCAGAACAGAGCATAAAATTACCAAAGAAATTAAAGCTAAACTGGCGCAATTCTGTAACGTTCCTGCGGAAAATGTAATCGAAAGTATAGATGTAGAAACGATTTATCAAGTCCCGTTAGAATTACAAAAACAAAAATTTGATGAAGTGGTTCTTAAGGAATTGGCTTTGCCAATGAATCAAGAATCTGATTTAAAAGACTGGAAAAACTTCCTCAAAAAATATAAAAATCCTAAGAAAAAAGTAGAAATTGCTTTAGTTGGAAAATATGTTTCGCTTCAAGATTCTTACAAATCTATTGCCGAAGCATTTATTCATGCAGGAGCTTCACAAGATACTGAAGTGAAACTGAGATGGGTTTACAGTGGCGATTTAACCGAAGAAAATTTAGCAGAAAATTTCAAAGGAATCGATGCAATGCTTATCGCACCAGGTTTTGGCGATAGAGGAATAGAAGGAAAAATTCTTGCGGCAAAATTTGCGAGAGAAAATAAAATTCCACTTTTGGGCATTTGTCTCGGAATGCAGATTATGACCATCGAATTTGCGAGAAATGTTTTGGGATTAAAAGATGCCAATTCTGCAGAATTTGATTTAACGACTAAAAATCCTGTCATTTCTTTAATGGAAGAACAAAAAAATGTAGTGGATAAAGGTGGTACGATGAGGTTGGGCGCTTGGAAGTGTCAATTAAAACCTCACACTAAACTTATAGAAATCTACGGAAACAAAAATATTATCGAAAGACACCGTCATCGCTACGAATTTAACTCAGATTACTTAGAAGATTTCGAGAAAAATGGTTTGTACGCTTCGGGAATTAATCCAGATACTAAATTAGTAGAAACGCTAGAATTGAAGAATCATCCTTTTTATATAGGTGTTCAGTATCACCCAGAATATAAAAGTACTGTAGCTACGCCGCATCCGCTGTTTGTAGCTTTGGTAAAAGCAGCTGCAGAAAAATAA
- a CDS encoding DUF6702 family protein — protein MKKFFLLFTFLLGFVVSAKPIHPYHVGSVEINYNAKTKTFEISAKFFLDDLENSLNAKYNKTLHFGEEKSKAGLDQALENYFAEYFKLKSNNKFLKINYLGFEEDKESVNVYLESEATEMPKKVETAVSLLYSFFDDQMNIVHIIVNGERKSSKLNYPDRYLYQMF, from the coding sequence ATGAAAAAATTCTTTTTACTTTTTACTTTTTTACTGGGTTTTGTAGTTTCTGCGAAACCTATTCATCCTTATCATGTAGGTTCGGTGGAAATTAATTATAATGCTAAAACCAAAACTTTTGAGATTTCCGCCAAATTTTTCTTAGACGATTTAGAAAATAGTCTTAATGCCAAGTATAATAAAACGTTACACTTTGGCGAAGAAAAAAGTAAAGCAGGATTAGACCAAGCTCTAGAAAATTATTTTGCAGAATATTTTAAATTGAAATCTAATAATAAATTTTTGAAAATCAATTATTTAGGTTTTGAAGAAGATAAAGAATCTGTCAATGTTTATCTAGAATCTGAGGCGACAGAAATGCCTAAAAAAGTAGAAACCGCAGTGAGTTTATTGTACAGTTTTTTTGATGATCAAATGAACATAGTTCACATTATTGTAAATGGCGAACGAAAAAGTTCTAAACTAAACTATCCGGATCGATATCTGTATCAGATGTTTTAA
- the radA gene encoding DNA repair protein RadA, which translates to MAKIKTAYYCQKCGTQYPQWHGQCKNCGEWNTLVEEIVEKKSSHYDILGSGKQKIINITEVETGTEIRLKTVSEELNRVLGGGIVLGSVILIGGEPGIGKSTLLLQLALKMKKKILYVSGEESASQIKMRADRITDVQNPNCFLYTETSIEKILMEAKNLQPDLMIVDSIQTLQSQLLESAAGTVSQIRECSGELIKFAKEKNIPVILVGHITKDGQIAGPKVLEHMVDVVLNFDGDRNHLFRLLRAQKNRFGSTQEIGIYEMVTQGLKEIKNPSEILITKKFEELSGNAVAVTLEGNRPMLIEIQALVSTAVYGTPQRSCTGFDSKRLNMLLAVLEKRAGFMLGAKDVFLNITGGIKTDDPALDLAVIAAVLSSNEDLAISEKYCFAGEIGLSGEIRPIPQIEQRISEAEKLGYEKIFVSNLNKIPKRKFGIRIEEVSKIEEFHEKLF; encoded by the coding sequence GTGGCAAAAATAAAAACAGCATACTATTGTCAGAAATGTGGAACGCAATATCCGCAATGGCACGGACAATGCAAAAACTGTGGAGAGTGGAATACTCTAGTAGAAGAAATCGTAGAAAAAAAATCTTCTCACTATGATATTCTAGGAAGCGGGAAACAAAAAATCATCAATATTACCGAAGTAGAAACAGGAACAGAAATTCGTCTGAAAACCGTTTCAGAAGAGCTGAACCGTGTTTTAGGAGGCGGAATTGTTCTAGGCTCTGTTATTCTCATTGGTGGAGAACCTGGAATTGGTAAATCTACGCTTCTACTACAACTCGCCTTAAAAATGAAGAAGAAAATTCTGTATGTTTCTGGCGAAGAAAGTGCTTCGCAAATTAAAATGCGTGCCGACAGAATTACGGATGTTCAAAATCCAAACTGTTTCCTATATACCGAAACTTCTATCGAAAAAATATTGATGGAAGCCAAAAATCTTCAGCCAGATTTGATGATTGTAGATTCTATTCAAACTTTACAATCTCAATTGCTAGAAAGTGCTGCAGGAACGGTTTCACAGATTAGAGAATGTTCTGGAGAATTGATAAAATTTGCCAAAGAAAAAAATATTCCCGTTATTTTAGTAGGTCACATTACCAAAGACGGACAAATTGCCGGCCCGAAAGTTCTGGAACACATGGTAGACGTAGTTCTTAATTTTGACGGAGACAGAAATCACCTTTTCAGATTATTAAGAGCTCAGAAAAACCGTTTTGGTTCTACTCAAGAAATAGGAATTTATGAAATGGTGACTCAAGGTTTAAAAGAAATTAAAAATCCTTCGGAAATCTTAATCACCAAAAAATTTGAAGAACTTTCAGGAAACGCAGTTGCCGTTACTTTGGAAGGAAACAGGCCGATGCTTATAGAAATTCAGGCTTTAGTTTCCACAGCAGTCTATGGAACTCCACAACGCAGTTGCACTGGTTTTGATAGCAAAAGATTGAACATGCTTCTTGCTGTTTTAGAAAAACGCGCTGGTTTTATGTTGGGTGCAAAAGACGTTTTCCTGAACATTACCGGTGGAATAAAAACAGATGATCCTGCACTAGATTTAGCGGTAATTGCAGCTGTTTTGAGCAGTAACGAAGATTTAGCCATTTCGGAGAAATATTGTTTTGCGGGCGAAATAGGTTTGAGTGGAGAAATTAGACCGATTCCTCAAATTGAACAAAGAATTTCGGAAGCTGAAAAATTGGGCTATGAAAAGATTTTTGTTTCCAACCTCAACAAAATTCCTAAAAGAAAATTCGGGATTAGAATAGAAGAAGTGAGTAAAATAGAAGAGTTCCACGAAAAACTTTTTTAA
- the yidC gene encoding membrane protein insertase YidC: MQKNNGLDKNQLISFVIFSAILMAFMFYFQNKQSDEKQVADAKAKTEQKVASKTIANNINATVNAAAIKNVTVKNKELTLEFASLGGQLSSVEINQYKAYNAKTDKHDLPLYLIEKNNSSYGFQFKDKTGKVFNTKDLVFVPSVKDNTVTMTAQVSGATIQYVYQLLDNYTLDFNVKTQGLSSIVTDEKTDFHWNYTVRGMEKGRSQEQTHSEFNYAFDNYGSTDYDTNGFEEPEETLNWLAVKQQFFTSIIESTNGFTQTKGTQETIEKGEFLKKFNFEGQVKLAGNELNQNFKWYFLPLDLPLLKTFEGKEFDTILPLGWSFIGTLNRIFFVPVYNWLSDWGIPAGWVIFLMTIATKLILSPVMFKQHKLSAMMKVVKPEIEEVTEKFKGQENAMKRQQATMEIYRKAGINQMAGCLPALVQIPIFYALFRFFPNMIDLRGKGFWFANDLTAYDDLIKLPFHIPLIGEHISIFAVACTIVVLIYTIMTSGQMQQPQQEGMPDMRIIMYIFPITFFFFLNTSSSGLSWYYFVSNALNILIILAIKYWILDEKKIHAQIQQNKSKAPKPEGKFQKRMREMMEKAQEQQKMQEEQRKKMNKK; the protein is encoded by the coding sequence ATGCAAAAGAATAACGGATTAGATAAAAATCAACTGATTAGTTTTGTGATTTTTTCTGCCATTTTGATGGCTTTCATGTTTTATTTTCAAAACAAACAATCAGACGAAAAACAAGTAGCAGATGCTAAAGCAAAAACGGAGCAAAAAGTAGCTTCTAAAACTATTGCTAACAATATTAATGCTACAGTAAATGCAGCTGCAATAAAAAATGTTACAGTAAAAAATAAAGAACTTACTTTAGAATTTGCAAGTTTGGGAGGTCAACTTTCGTCTGTAGAAATTAATCAATACAAAGCTTATAATGCTAAAACCGATAAGCATGATTTGCCACTTTATTTAATAGAAAAAAATAATTCTAGCTACGGGTTTCAGTTTAAAGATAAAACAGGAAAGGTTTTTAATACTAAAGATTTAGTTTTTGTACCTAGTGTAAAAGATAACACAGTTACTATGACTGCTCAAGTTTCTGGTGCTACAATTCAGTATGTGTATCAACTTTTAGATAATTATACTTTAGATTTTAATGTTAAAACTCAAGGTTTATCTTCTATTGTTACAGATGAAAAAACAGATTTTCACTGGAATTATACAGTAAGAGGAATGGAAAAAGGGCGTTCGCAAGAGCAAACCCATTCAGAATTTAATTACGCTTTTGATAATTATGGTTCTACCGATTATGATACCAATGGATTTGAAGAGCCAGAAGAAACCTTAAATTGGTTAGCAGTAAAACAACAGTTTTTCACTTCAATTATAGAGTCTACTAATGGTTTTACGCAAACTAAAGGAACTCAAGAAACAATAGAAAAAGGAGAATTTTTGAAAAAATTCAATTTTGAAGGTCAAGTAAAATTGGCAGGAAATGAATTGAATCAAAATTTCAAATGGTATTTCTTACCACTTGATTTGCCATTGCTTAAAACTTTTGAAGGGAAAGAATTTGACACAATATTACCTTTAGGTTGGAGTTTCATTGGAACTTTGAACAGAATCTTCTTTGTGCCGGTATATAATTGGTTGTCTGATTGGGGAATTCCTGCAGGTTGGGTAATTTTCTTAATGACGATTGCCACTAAACTTATCTTGTCTCCAGTGATGTTTAAGCAGCACAAATTAAGTGCGATGATGAAGGTGGTAAAGCCAGAAATAGAAGAAGTTACAGAGAAATTTAAAGGTCAAGAAAACGCGATGAAGCGTCAACAGGCAACTATGGAAATTTACAGAAAAGCTGGAATTAATCAGATGGCGGGCTGTTTACCAGCGCTGGTTCAGATTCCTATTTTCTATGCGCTTTTCCGTTTCTTCCCGAATATGATTGACTTGAGAGGAAAAGGATTTTGGTTTGCTAATGACCTTACTGCTTATGATGATTTAATTAAATTGCCATTTCATATTCCATTAATCGGGGAGCATATCAGTATTTTTGCGGTAGCATGTACCATCGTAGTTTTAATTTATACGATTATGACTTCTGGACAAATGCAACAACCACAGCAAGAAGGAATGCCAGATATGAGAATTATAATGTATATTTTCCCAATTACTTTCTTTTTCTTCTTGAACACTTCTTCTTCTGGACTTTCTTGGTATTATTTTGTATCAAATGCTTTAAATATATTAATTATCCTTGCGATAAAATATTGGATTTTAGATGAAAAGAAAATTCATGCTCAGATTCAACAAAATAAATCTAAAGCGCCAAAACCAGAAGGTAAATTCCAGAAACGTATGCGTGAAATGATGGAAAAAGCTCAAGAGCAACAAAAAATGCAAGAAGAGCAACGCAAAAAAATGAATAAGAAATAA
- a CDS encoding four helix bundle protein: MSDIVRDKSMNFAIEIVNLYKFLKDEKREFVMSKQILKSGTSIGANLREAKNAQSDLDFIHKNAIAQKECDETLFWLELLRKTDFISEENFVNLSSQATELLKIIRSIILTKKSNLKKTL; the protein is encoded by the coding sequence ATGTCAGATATCGTTAGAGATAAAAGTATGAACTTTGCAATTGAAATTGTAAACCTTTATAAATTTTTAAAAGACGAAAAGAGAGAATTTGTAATGAGTAAACAAATTTTAAAGTCTGGAACATCAATTGGCGCTAATCTTCGTGAAGCAAAAAACGCTCAATCTGATTTAGATTTTATCCATAAAAATGCTATTGCACAAAAAGAATGCGACGAAACATTATTTTGGCTAGAATTATTAAGAAAAACTGATTTTATTTCTGAAGAAAATTTTGTAAATTTATCTTCACAAGCAACAGAATTATTAAAAATAATAAGAAGTATTATTCTTACTAAAAAATCAAACTTAAAAAAGACATTATAA
- a CDS encoding ACP phosphodiesterase, which produces MNFLAHTYLSFTDEQIVGNLIGDFIKNKKRDHLSEGIQQGITLHRAIDAFTDVHPKVLEAKTVFQPIVRLYSGAFVDVVFDYFLANDKNVKSAKEWRDFTAHVYQVLNNHEAILPENFRKVLPRMEKDNWLYNYRFDWGMEYSINNVLNKAKYLDNSIPVYGFFQHHKEFLRSCYEEFFPDLHQFCISLNDNFKTSDTDIDPDSLV; this is translated from the coding sequence ATGAATTTCCTTGCACACACTTACCTTTCTTTTACCGATGAGCAAATCGTGGGGAATTTGATTGGTGATTTTATTAAAAATAAAAAGCGAGATCATTTATCAGAAGGGATTCAGCAAGGAATTACGCTTCACAGAGCTATTGATGCTTTTACGGATGTTCACCCAAAAGTTTTAGAAGCCAAAACCGTTTTCCAACCGATTGTAAGATTGTATTCTGGCGCTTTCGTAGATGTGGTTTTTGATTATTTTTTAGCCAATGATAAAAATGTAAAATCTGCCAAAGAATGGCGGGATTTCACTGCTCATGTTTATCAAGTTCTCAATAATCACGAAGCCATTTTACCTGAAAATTTCAGAAAAGTCCTTCCTAGAATGGAAAAAGACAATTGGCTCTATAATTATCGTTTTGATTGGGGAATGGAATACAGCATTAATAATGTCTTGAATAAAGCAAAATATCTGGACAATTCTATTCCTGTTTATGGTTTTTTCCAGCATCACAAAGAGTTTTTGCGCTCTTGCTACGAAGAATTTTTCCCAGATTTACATCAGTTCTGTATTTCCTTGAATGATAATTTTAAAACATCTGATACAGATATCGATCCGGATAGTTTAGTTTAG